The window TGACGTTCTCGGCGATGGGCTCCTTCGAGATCACCGCCGACATGAAGGTGACCGACCCGCGGCCGCGCCCGGCCATCCCGGCCAGCGCCTTCTGGGTGAGGTAGAGGGGGTTCACGATCCGGTTTCGCAGGATGGTCTCCCAAAGCTCGGGACCCGTCTCGAAGAATTTGCCCGGGTAGCTCCTTCCCGCGTTGTTCACCAGAATGTCCAGCGGGCCGAAGCGTGATTCGGTCTCCTCCATCAATCGGTCCATGTCGTCCCGGCTTTCGAGATCCATCCGGATGCCGGTAATTTCGCCGGGGTTCCCTTCGAGGTCCTCGACCACCCGGCCCATCTTCTCCTCATTGCGGCCGGTGATGGCCACCCGGGCGCCGCCCTCGGTGAAGATGCGCGCGATCTCGAGCCCGATGCCGCTCGTTCCGCCGGTGACGATGGCGGTCTTGCCCTGCAGTTCGTAGTCCATCTGCCGCTCTCCTGTCGGGTTGGAAGTTTCAGCCATTGTACATCGCTTCTCGCGAAGAGGCAGGTCCTGTGGGAAAATCCGCCGTATCTGAAACGCACCGAACGGCCATTTTCCCGAAAGGAGATTCGAGATGGCGAAGACGATCGAACTCGTGCACTGGCCCGACGCCCCGGACGTGTGGACGCCCTACGCGCCGGTCATCCGCATCAAGGGGGGGACGATGATCTGCATGGCCGGGGTGACGGCGGCGCCGGTCTATCATCATCACCCGCACCGCCCCGAGGAATTCGACGCCCTGGTCCCCGACATGTACGAGCAGACCCGCGCCGCCCTCGAAAACCTCCGGCAGGGCCTCGCGGCGGTCGGGGGAAAGATGAGCGATATCGTCTTCACCACCCGCTACCTGACCGACATGAGCGATCAGAACGGGATGAGCCGCGCCTGCAAGGAGTACTACGGCGATCACCAGCCCTGCAGCACCACCGTCCAGGTCGTCCGGCTGGCCACCGACCCGCGCTGCCTGATCGAGATGAACGCCATCGCGATCGTGGATGAATAAAAGGAGAATTTAGGCCGCCCCCCGAGGCCACCTGCTCGATGACGGCGCCGTCCACCCCGGTCATGATGGTGTGGGGCGGGGGCTGCCCGGTGCGCCCGCCGGGGTGCGTGAAGGTCGTGGAGTTCAGGCCGCCGGGCGGGAGCGGCGCCTTTTTCCCCCGGAACCAGAAATCCGTGAAGGTTCCGCCCGCATCGATGCCCAGCCGGTACGTGGGATGTCTTGCCGGAGAAGATGGAAAAAAGGGAGAAAACCTTTGTCGGCGCGGAGTATACTGGGCAGGCCACAGGTTGAAAAAGGGTGAAATGACAATCTTGTCACTCCGGGGGGCCTCTGCTAGCATTTCCACTGTTTGGGGGACCGCCCGCATCCATTTGAAAAGCTGAAAATATCTTCTATGGCGCGCCAACCCAAAGATCCCGACGCCCAAATTCAGACCCTCGAAGGGGTGATGGAGAACGACCCCACCTCTGCGGCCTTTTTCCCGCTCGCCACGCTGGTTTCGGAAAAAGGGGATGAGCGGCGGGCCGAGTCGCTGCTGCGGAGCGGGCTGGAGAATCACCCCGCCTACGCCCCCGCCCGCGTCCTTCTCGCCGGTCTTCTCATCACGCAGGAGAAGACGGCCGAGGCAGTCGATCATCTGGAGATGGCTGTCCGGCTGACTCCCTGGAACCTGACGGCGCTTCGCCTCCTGGCCCAGTGCAGACGTCTCGCGGGGGACGAAGCAGGCGCCCGGCAGGCGCTCCGGGTGGCGGGAATGTTCGATCCCGACGATGAGGAAGCGCGCAGCCTCCTCGCGGAGGACGTCTCGGTCTCCTTGCTCTCCTCGGCGGAGGCGGGCGCATCCTCCGAGGGAAGCGTCCTCGATGTCGTGCCCACCCCCTCGCTGGCCGAGCTCTACCGCTCGCAGGGCCATGTCAAAAAAGCCCATGAGATTTACCGGAAGCTTCTCGAAGATGAGCCGGAGAACACCGAGTGGCTTGAGGCGGCCGGCTCGCTCAAGGATTTGATCGATCGCGGCGCCCTGGATGCCGACGTGCGTCCGCTAGCCGGAGCGGGAGAGGCAGGAGCATCCGACGATCTCGAAGACCTGTTCGGGGACGAAGAAGAGGCCACGGCCGAAGCGCCCTCCGGCGTGGAAGCATCCGCCGGAGACGATCTGGCCGGAGACGATCTGGAAGCCCCGGGGCTGGAAGACGAGCTGGACCTGGGACTGCTTGAGGGCGATGAATCGCCCGCCGCGTCCTTTTCGGGAGATGCCATTCTCGATGCGGGCGGGGGCGAGCTGGATCTTTCCGAGGACAATCTTTTCGATGAATTCGAAGAGATGGAGAGCGCCGCTTCCGCGCCGGAGGAAGGATGGAAAGCGCCCGCGGCCGGAGAAGCGCCCGCGGCGGCGCCCTCCGATGCGATCGAACTCGATGAGGTGTCGCTGGATCTGGAAGCGCTGGAAGAGGATTCGCTTGCCGATCTGATGGAGGCGGCTCCGGCGGAAGCGGCGGCTCCGGCGGAGGAAAAATCGCTTGCGGAAGCGGCGGGCGGGGAGATGGACCTGCTCTCCGGGGAATCTCCGCTGGGCGCGGATTTTTTCGAAGCGCTGGAAACCGGAGAGGCCCCGGCGGCGGCGCCCGCCGCGCCGGAGGGCGAAGTGCCCGGCACAGCGCCTCCGGAGGGGCTGGACTCCGGGGATGCGTTTTTGCTCGAGGAGATAGAGCTGGAGCCTGCCGGGGAGAGCGAAACGGCGCTCGAGCTGGAGGAGATTGCCGAGCTTTCCGCGGATGAGATCGCGCTCGAGGAAGAGTTGACGGAGATGGGGGCCGAGATGGCGATCGAGGCGATCGAGGTCCCGCCCGAAGTTCTCGCGATGGAAGCGGCGTTGGATTCGCTCGCAGAGATGGCACCGGCGGCGGCGGCCCCGCCGGACGCGGGCGAAAAAATGGAACTCGATCCGCTTCTGAGCGGCTTGGTTGGCCTCTTTCTGGAGGAGAAGGACTATGCGCGTGCGCTCGATCTTTTCCGAAAGGCAGAGGCGCTGGGATATGGGTCCGCGTCCCTGACGCTGAGAATTCAAGAGATTGAGGAAAATCTTCGCACTTCTTTGACGGGCGACTTGCAGGGAAGTTCGGGGGAGGATATGGGTGGGTCGGTTCCCTTCGGCGCGATTTCCTCCGGCGAGGTGATCGCGCGCCTGGAAGGCTGGCTGAAAAGTATCCGCCGCCGGAAAAGCAGGGTGCCCACCGGCGGGGAGTCTTCGTAGGCAGGACCGGATCATGGGGCGGTTCCGCTGAATTTATCCTTTTTTTCTGTCCTTTTTTCGAGAGAGTGCTATCTGATGGTCCAAGCGCAGGAGTCTTCATCGGCCGGGGAGGATGCGGCCCAGCGGAAAGAATTTGACGCCATGTCCCTCGAGGAATTGTGCGTCAACACCATTCGGACCCTTTCGATGGATGCCGTCCAGAAGGCGAACTCGGGCCATCCGGGCGCGCCCATGGCCCTCGCGCCGATCGCCTATCTTCTCTGGGCGAAGGTCATGCGCTACAACCCGAAGAACCCCGCCTGGTTCGACCGCGACCGCTTTGTTCTCTCCTGCGGCCATGCCTCGATGCTGCTGTATTCGGCTCTTTATCTCTCCGGCTACGATCTCTCGCTCGATGATCTCAAGGACTTCCGGCAGTGGGAGAGTAAGACGCCGGGCCATCCCGAGTACGGCCTCACCCCGGGGGTGGAGACCACCACCGGCCCGCTCGGCCAGGGGGTAATGAACGCCGTGGGGATGGCCATGGCCGAGGCCCACATGGCCGCCGTCTACAACCGCGAAGGCCACGAGATCGTCCACCACGACACCTATGCCATTTGCAGCGACGGCGATCTGATGGAGGGCGCCTCGCACGAGGCGGCTTCCCTGGCGGGCCATCTCGGCCTCGGAAAGCTGATCTGCATCTACGACGACAACAGGGTGACGATTGACGGCGGGACGGAGCTGGCCTTTTCCGACGATGCGGGCCGGCGCTTCGAGGGCTACGGCTGGCACGTGCAGAACCTGGGCGATCGGGCGAACGATCTTCCGGCGATGGAGAAGGCGCTGGAGGCGGCCCGGGCGGAGCGTGGAAAACCCTCGCTCGTCATTATCCGCTCGCACATCGGGTTCGGCTCCCCGAACAAGCAGGACACCGCGGACGCCCACGGCGCCCCGCTCGGCGAGGAGGAGGTGCGCCTCACCAAGCAGGCCCTCGGCTGGCCCGCGGATGAAACCTTCCTTGTGCCGGAGCGGGCGCTCTCCCACATGCGTGCGGCCCAGGCGCGCGGCACCCGGCTTGAAGAGGAGTGGGACGTGCGTTTCG is drawn from bacterium and contains these coding sequences:
- a CDS encoding SDR family NAD(P)-dependent oxidoreductase encodes the protein MDYELQGKTAIVTGGTSGIGLEIARIFTEGGARVAITGRNEEKMGRVVEDLEGNPGEITGIRMDLESRDDMDRLMEETESRFGPLDILVNNAGRSYPGKFFETGPELWETILRNRIVNPLYLTQKALAGMAGRGRGSVTFMSAVISKEPIAENV
- a CDS encoding RidA family protein; amino-acid sequence: MAKTIELVHWPDAPDVWTPYAPVIRIKGGTMICMAGVTAAPVYHHHPHRPEEFDALVPDMYEQTRAALENLRQGLAAVGGKMSDIVFTTRYLTDMSDQNGMSRACKEYYGDHQPCSTTVQVVRLATDPRCLIEMNAIAIVDE
- a CDS encoding tetratricopeptide repeat protein; translation: MARQPKDPDAQIQTLEGVMENDPTSAAFFPLATLVSEKGDERRAESLLRSGLENHPAYAPARVLLAGLLITQEKTAEAVDHLEMAVRLTPWNLTALRLLAQCRRLAGDEAGARQALRVAGMFDPDDEEARSLLAEDVSVSLLSSAEAGASSEGSVLDVVPTPSLAELYRSQGHVKKAHEIYRKLLEDEPENTEWLEAAGSLKDLIDRGALDADVRPLAGAGEAGASDDLEDLFGDEEEATAEAPSGVEASAGDDLAGDDLEAPGLEDELDLGLLEGDESPAASFSGDAILDAGGGELDLSEDNLFDEFEEMESAASAPEEGWKAPAAGEAPAAAPSDAIELDEVSLDLEALEEDSLADLMEAAPAEAAAPAEEKSLAEAAGGEMDLLSGESPLGADFFEALETGEAPAAAPAAPEGEVPGTAPPEGLDSGDAFLLEEIELEPAGESETALELEEIAELSADEIALEEELTEMGAEMAIEAIEVPPEVLAMEAALDSLAEMAPAAAAPPDAGEKMELDPLLSGLVGLFLEEKDYARALDLFRKAEALGYGSASLTLRIQEIEENLRTSLTGDLQGSSGEDMGGSVPFGAISSGEVIARLEGWLKSIRRRKSRVPTGGESS